Below is a genomic region from Pectobacterium polaris.
TATATTCCCGTGCGTTATTTCGGCATGCGGTTCCTGAATCCGAGCTTTTGTCCAAATTCTTCTATACTTCATCCAGCAGTATCAACGTGTAATGAATATTGCGACCAATAAGTTGTTCATTTTTCAGCGCGCAGTCGGGTGGTTCCCTGTGCATGAAAGTGAGCGTTGTATTTTTAATAAAGGGTCGCTTTTTAAGCAAAGGAAAAAAGAATGAGATTAAAAAAGAAAAAAATTGAACCGATGAAAATTCAGGACATTACCATTATTGATAATGCCAGACTCAAAAAAGCCATTACCGCTGCCGCACTGGGTAATGCGATGGAGTGGTTTGATTTTGGCGTATATGGCTTTGTGGCGTATGCGCTCGGACAGGTCTTTTTCCCCGGAGCCGATCCCGGCGTACAAATGATCGCCGCGCTGGCAACGTTCTCGGTTCCCTTTTTGGTTAGGCCACTCGGCGGGATATTCTTTGGTGCGATGGGAGATAAATTTGGTCGCCAGAAAGTCCTGTCGATCACCATTATTATCATGTCGGTGAGTACATTCTGTATCGGCTTGATTCCGTCCTATGAGTCGATTGGTATTTGGGCACCGATATTACTGCTGTTGGCGAAACTGGCGCAGGGATTCTCCGTCGGGGGAGAATATACCGGTGCAGCGATTTTCGTTGCCGAATATTCCCCGGACAGACGACGCGGCTTTTTAGGGAGCTGGCTGGATTTCGGTTCTATTGCCGGGTTCGTAATGGGGGCAGGCGTCGTGGTGTTAATTTCTTCCATCGTGGGAGAAGAGAGTTTTCTGGAATGGGGATGGCGTATTCCGTTCTTTATTGCCGCACCGCTCGGATTAATCGGGATTTATTTGCGCCATGCGCTGGAGGAAACGCCGACATTCCAACAGCACGTTGACAAGATTGATAAAGAATCAAAAGACAGCATCCAATCTCCACCGAAGATTTCTCTGCGTGAAATTGTGACTAAGCAATGGAGAGGTCTGCTGGTGTGTATTGGGATGGTGATTACCACCAATGTCACCTATTACATGCTGTTGACCTATATGCCGAGCTACCTTTCACACAGCCTGAATTACTCGGAAGATCATGGGGTGATGATTATTATCGCCGTCATGATCGGGATGCTGTTTGTGCAGCCGGTGATGGGGCTGATGAGCGACCGCTATGGGCGCAAGCCGTTTATTATTTGCGGCAGTATTGGGCTGCTGCTGCTGTCGGTGCCCAGCTTTATTTTGATTAACAGCGATGTGATTGGGCTGATTTTCTGCGGATTACTGATGCTGGCCGTACTGCTGAACTCTTTCACGGGCGTGATGGCTTCAACGCTTCCTGCCTTGTTCCCTACGCATATTCGCTATAGCGCGCTGGCGACCTCATTTAACGTTTCCGTGCTGATTGCGGGCTTTACGCCAACGGCGGCGGCGTGGCTGGTGGAGTCTACCGGTAACTTATATATGCCGGCGTACTACCTGATGGTGATTGGGCTGATCGGCTTGATTACCGGGATGTCGATGCGTGAAACCGCTAACCAGCCGCTGAAAGGCGCCACGCCAGCGGCATCGGATCGGACGGAAGCCAAAGAACTGTTGCAGGAACAGTACGACAATATTGAGCAGAAAATAGAAGAGATTGATGAGCAAATCGCCGAGCTGGAGAAGAAAAGAAAACGGCTGACCGAACAGCATCCTGAGATTAATTGACGCAATTTACTGGTAGTAAGCAAGCGCCACGGATGTGGCGCTTTTGCTATGCCACCTACAACCTAGCGACCAATGAGCCGCAACTGGGTGCAAAATGGGCAACCACAGCCGTTAACGGAGGTTGCATCGCACTGGCCGGGGTGAATGGTTTCCAGCCCCATTGGCGTAAAACCAGAAAAGGTGCGCTTAACCTCATCGATATTGCGCAATCCAGTCTCAGTAGACTGAGCTATCTTAGCCTGAAACGCCGAGGCTTGTGTCGCGACGAGGGAAAGAAACAGAACTGACAGACCTTTTTTCATCGGGCTTATCCGCTATGGAATTTGGTCTGTTATAACATAACGTATTTGGCCGCGCCAGAGCAGCCGACCGTCCGAATGGGGTCGGCTGTCTGAACAATGTCGTTCGATTAACGGAACGGTGGCTCGTTAAAGGTGCGCAGCTTACGCGAGTGCAGCTTATCGCTTTCCGCCCGCAGCAGATCGATAGCGCAGATGCCAATCTGCAAATGCTCCGAAATCGCCCCTTCATAGAAACGGTTTGCCTGCCCCGGCAGCTTGATTTC
It encodes:
- the proP gene encoding glycine betaine/L-proline transporter ProP produces the protein MRLKKKKIEPMKIQDITIIDNARLKKAITAAALGNAMEWFDFGVYGFVAYALGQVFFPGADPGVQMIAALATFSVPFLVRPLGGIFFGAMGDKFGRQKVLSITIIIMSVSTFCIGLIPSYESIGIWAPILLLLAKLAQGFSVGGEYTGAAIFVAEYSPDRRRGFLGSWLDFGSIAGFVMGAGVVVLISSIVGEESFLEWGWRIPFFIAAPLGLIGIYLRHALEETPTFQQHVDKIDKESKDSIQSPPKISLREIVTKQWRGLLVCIGMVITTNVTYYMLLTYMPSYLSHSLNYSEDHGVMIIIAVMIGMLFVQPVMGLMSDRYGRKPFIICGSIGLLLLSVPSFILINSDVIGLIFCGLLMLAVLLNSFTGVMASTLPALFPTHIRYSALATSFNVSVLIAGFTPTAAAWLVESTGNLYMPAYYLMVIGLIGLITGMSMRETANQPLKGATPAASDRTEAKELLQEQYDNIEQKIEEIDEQIAELEKKRKRLTEQHPEIN